Genomic segment of Myxococcus xanthus:
CATGCTGCTGGTAGGAGCCCGCTGGGTCTGCCCAGACCTCGCCAATGAGGCGCTGGTCCATTAATTGCTCAACGCAACAACTTGCGAAGCAGTCTGTCGGCTACTTGACCGTGCTTGCCAGTGAATGAGAAGTGACGCCTGCGTGCTGACCGTAATGGGACAGGCGGGGACCATGTATATGAGGTGGAAGAAGCGGGGGGGCGGCAGGAACAGTTTTTGATGCCGTGAGATTGTCGAACGGTGGGCACGAGTTGCCAGAAGGCAGCGTGGAAGTGACCAAAGTAAGGTGGCATGCGGTAAGGCATTGCAGGTGCCAGGGTTCTAATCCGAGTGCTTCGACGATGAGGCGCTGCAGAAGTCGGACACCACGACTGTTGCTCCTCAGTCAGTCAGATGGACTTCTCGTGGAGAGATGTATTTCGTCTGGCACCGGGTTTCAAACTCTGCTCTGGAGCGAAGGTGACAGGTCACTCTCATCCTCAATTGGGGAGATGCTGACTGTACCTAGGTGGCTCCCACGCAATCGACCGCTTCCGTAGCTCTCATGGCAGTAGGGCCTCGAACGGGTCCGTTAACGCCTATTGATGGCACGAGAAAACCGTCGGCCCTGTTCTCGCTTGGGTAGCGAATGGTCGGTCCTGCGAATTTCTCATCCGAACCTTTGGGGGATATTGGGGATGGATTTGCCTTTCTTTCGTTTTGGAGTGCTTGAGTGGACTTTGGGGAGATGGGACAGGGATGGCGCGAATGTGAAAAGAAAATCGTGGCAGGCTTTGTGTCTGTCTTCCAGGCGCCTCGTCTGTTTGGTATCGGTATGGGGACTGCTCGTTCCGTCTTTGGACAGCGGCGCCGAGCCGCAGCCATCTCCGCCAGACGAAAAGGCCTGGGCCTCCCTGGGGGCTGCTCTCTTCATCGACACGTCCTTGAGCGCAGATGGCAAGGTGGCTTGCGCGACTTGCCATCCACCTGATGCCGCCTTTACAGACGGCAAGCCTGTCTCACGGGGTGTGTTCGACCGCACCGGTACTAGGAACGTACCCAGCCTGTGGGGCCTGGCCTCGGCCCGTGAGTTTTTCTGGGATGGGCGAAGGGCCTCATTAGAGACGTTGATGTTCGATCCGCTTACGACCGCCGAAGAGCATGGGATGGAAGGAGAGGAAGCTGTCATTTCATCTGTCCAGGCTCGATATTCAGCGGAATTCGAGCGACTCTTTCCTGGAAGGGGGGCGACGCGGGAAACGGTATCTAGGGTGCTCGCGGCCTATGTGCGCCAGCAGGTTCCTCCTCCCTCGCCGTTTGAGCAGTTTCTTAGTGGGGACGCGCAGGCACTTCGTCCGGAACAGCGAAGAGGGTTCGCGCTCTTCACAGGCCGGGCGGGCTGCGCGCGCTGCCACCCGCCCGAGGGCGGAGCCTTCACGGATGGGTCGTACCATGCCGGTGAGATTTCCGCGGCCCTCATAGCTAAGCAGGCGGGCGCGGCTCGAGAACTGGCGCTGCTGGACCCTGGCGCGCGGCGGGCGGCTGTCTCTGCGCGCGCAGAAGTGGCGGCGCTGGGGCGATACGTGGTGACCCTGAGGGCTTCTGACCTGGGGCGGTTTCGTACGCCGTCCCTCCGCAACGTAGCCGTAACGGCGCCGTACATGCGTGACGGCAGTGTTCCCACGCTGATTCAAGCCGTTGAACGAGAGCTGTATTATCGCCTGCCTGAGGGGCTTCAGGTAGGAGACATGACCCCTTCCGAGCGCTCCGACATTGTGGCTTTTCTCCATTCGCTGACCAGCCCCGCTGCTTCGACAGGGATTGGCCGGTAACACTTTCGTCCATCCAGCCCATTCCAAGCTAGGAGTCGTTCTTGAAGCGAACTTTCTGGGAGAGCTGCGTTCGCGCTCTCTGGTGTGTCCTTGTGTTGTCCGCGTGTGGCGGTCCACCTGCATCTCAGCCAGGAACGGAGACCCGGTCCAGTGCTCTGGGGGACGCAGGGCCTCCAATTCAGTATGTCTATGACGAAAGTCGGCGTCTGGTAGGCGTCTATGACGGGGCGGGCGCCAGCGCTCAGTATGTTTATGACCCAGGGGGAAACCTCTTGGAAATTAAGCGCCTATCCGAAGCGGAGCTGGGGCTCTTCGATTTTACTCCCAACGCGGGCCCTCCCGGGGCGGATGTGATATTGACGGGGGTGGGCTTCAGCCCGGCACTGGTTGGCAACACGGTTCGTTTCAATGGCGTGGATGCCATCGTGTCTGCGGCGAGTCCGCAGCGACTGGTGGTGACGATTCCGGCGAACGCAACAACGGGGCCAGTGAGTGTGACCGTGGATGGGGCGACGGTCCCGAGCCATGAGGACTTTATTGTTACGAGTCCCGTACTTGGCCCCGTCATCACAGGTTTCTCTCCAGTGGGAGGCCCGGTGGACTCAGTGGTGACCATTACAGGGAGTAACTTCGACCCCGACCGTCTTTTCAATCGAGTCTTCCTCGGAGACATCCAGGCCTCGGTGCTGACCTCCTCCGCATCACAGCTGGAGGTGAAGGTCTCTCAATTGGGCGCGACGGGCGCGATTCGGGTCTCCACTCCTTCAGGGCGAGCGACGAGCTCCGAGGACTTCCTAGTGCTCCCCGTGGGGGCGGTTCCTGCGATGACAGACACCAGACTCCAAGCTGAAGTCGGCGGGGCGTCGAGTGCTGTGTCCCTGGCGGACTCAACGCGTAAGGCGGTGTTGAGCTTCTCCGTGCGGCAGGGGGAGCAGGTAAGTCTCGTGGTGACATCGGTGGTCCTGGGGGGAGCGAACCAAGCGACGCTGGTGGTCCATGATCAAATGGGCGGGCAGGTGGGCAACTTTAGCCTTGCGGCAGCAGGCGGGGTCTTCGACATTCCGATGGCTACCAGGGACACCGTCTACACGCTCGTGGTGCGACTCAGCGGCACGACAACGGGGTTTAATGCGTCTTTCGCATTGGTGCGTGCTGTGCGCGGCATGCTGGAGAAGGACGGGGTATCGGCAACCTTCACGGGACAGGTAGGCCAGAATGGCATCTATGAATTCAGCGGCATGATGGGGGCGCGCCTGGGGCTGGGGGTGACGAGTGTCAGCACTACGCCTGCCGGAGGGGGCGCTGTCATCAGGCTGCTCAAGCCGGATGGCACCCTATTGGTTGATTGCAGCAACTTCTACGTGCCAGGGAACTGCGACGTGCCGGTGTTGCCGATGACGGGCACATACAGCCTGACGGTGAATCCATCAGGGACGGTGACGGCGACGGTGGGCCTGTTGCTGTCGACGTCGCTGGGAGACGTCCTCACGGTGGATGGCCCCGCTCACACCTTCAGCACTGCGCGGGTGGGCCAGGATGGCTTCTACACCTTCTCTGCCAACGCGAATTCCAACCTGACGCTGCTAATCACAGGCAACAACTTCGGCAGCAACACGTTGGTGCGCATCCTGAGGCCTGATGGCACGCAGTTGACGAGCCAAACCACGGGCTCCGCCACTGGCTACACGGTGGACTTCACGCCCCCAACGACGGGCACGTACGGCATCACCGTGGACCCGTACCAAGCCAGCATCGGCCAGATGACGCTCCAATTGGTTGAGGAGGCCAGCGGAAGCGCGGGCACCGTCGATGGGGTGGAGACGACAGTGGTCCTGAATGCAGGGCAGAACGGCCGTTACACTTTCAGCGGCACGATGGGGGCGCGACTAGGGCTGGGGGTGACGAGTGTCAGCACTACGCCTGCCGGAGGGAGCGCTGTCATTAAGCTGCTCAAGCCAGATGGCACCCTGTTGGTTGATTGCAGCAACTTCTACGTGCCAGGGAACTGCGACGTGCCGGTGTTGCCGATGACGGGCACATACAGCCTGACGGTGAATCCATCAGGGACGGTGACGGCGACGGTGGGCCTGTTGCTGTCGACGTCGCTGGGAGACGTCCTCACGGTGGATGGCCCCGCTCACACCTTCAGCACTGCGCGGGTGGGCCAGGATGGCTTCTACACCTTCTCTGCCAACGCGAATTCCAACCTGACGCTGCTAATCACAGGCAACAGCTTCGGCAGCAACACGTTGGTGCGCATCCTGAGGCCTGATGGCGCGCAGTTGACGAGCCAAACCACGGGCTCCGCCACTGGCTACACGGTGAACTTCACGCCCCCCACGACGGGTACGTACGGCATCACCGTGGACCCGTACCAAGCCAGCATCGGCCAACTCTCCTTGGGAATAAAGACCGCGGGCGCTCCCTCGGCACCAGCCCAAGCGGATGTCCGGAAGTGACCTTCATGTCCTCCCTGATTCAACCTGGAAAGACCATGCCTCAAATCAGACGTGTACTCGCGGTCGCCTGCCTCGCCCTGCTGGGCGTGATTACCGGCTGCGCGGAAGAAGTCCCGTTCGCTGCGGTGCCCGATGACCTCATGCAACCGCTGACCGTGGTTAGGCCTCCAGTGCGAGTGGATCGCGGTGCAACGCGCTTGCCGGACGGGCGCTGGTTGTTTCTAGGGGGCGAACAGCCGACACGTGACGCGGAGCTCCTGCCGGAGACCGGTGTCCCCGAGCCGCTGGAAAATGGCCTGGTGTTCGCGCGCTCGCATCCGACTGCGACGGTGGTTCCCGATGGCAGGGTCTTGGTGGTGGGGGGACGCGATGCGGCCGGACGGCTACTCGGCACCGCCGAATGGTTTTCCGCAGACACTCGGACCTTCACGAGCGCGATGGAGCTCCGGACGGAGGCGCGTGCGCGCCACTCGGCTACGGTGTTGACGGATGGCCGCGTGCTCTTCACCGGTGGGGAGACAGTGGATTCACGGGCTAGCGATACCGCGGAACTCCTAGATTCAAGGACCCTCCAGGTGACGCGGCTCTCCTCCCGCATGCAGGTGGCCCGCGCGGGCCACACTGCGGTGCTGCTGCCGGATGGCCGCGTGTTGCTCTGGGGCGGTGACGCGTCGGGCGCGGTGCCCACTGCGGAACTGTTCGATCCGGTCCGGGGCGAGTTCGTCCGAGTGGATGCCGCCGAACGTGACAGGCTGCCGAATTCGAACTCCTCAGCGAGGATGGCGGGCTCGCTTCCCGTAGACGGTGCGGCCGCAGTGCCGGTGGACACCCTGCTGGCAGTGCGCCTGAGCCAGCCCATGTCCCAGGATGGTGAGACGGCCGTCACGCTGATGGGGCCTGTGGGCGAGGTGGCTGGTGACCATACCCTCGCGGAGGAAGGGCGGTTGCTCTTCTTCCGTCCCTCGCAGTCGCTGCTGCCGGCCACTATATATACGCTCTACGTCGAGGGGTTGAAGACCCAAGCAGGGCAGGTTCTGCCCCTCACCTCGGTGGGCTTCACGACCGCGAGCTTGGCATTGGGCGAGGGACGGCCGGACGTTCGCCTTCCTCGGCCACGGCCCGGCCGCGCCAGGGCGACAGCGCAGCCGGTGTCCCTGGTGCGCCCATCTGAGATGCGGCGCCCGGACGGACGCTACGAGTGGCGCGCTCCCGAGCGACCTTTCTTTGATAATGGGGAAACGTGGTTGCCGGGACCGGAGAATTTCATGGGCGACTGGCGTTCAAGAGAGCCCCAGGTGCCTCCGGTGGAGCCGCTCACGGCGGCTTCGGGTGTCACTGCTCTGTCCGGGCGCGTGCTGCGCCTCAATGGCAAGCCACTTGCGGGCGTACGCATCGTAGTGCGCGGTATTGCTACTGTTACAGATTCCCAGGGGCGCTTCCTCTTGGAAGGGCTTAATCCGGGAGGGCAGACCCTGGAGGTCAATGGCCAGACGGCCAATCACGGTTCGACCCGTTATGGCCTTTTCTTCATGCATATCGAAATTCGGGAAGGAGTCACCAACCCACTGGGACACACCGTGTGGATGCCCCGGTTGGATCCCCAGGGTACGGTCGCCATCCCAAGTCCCACGACGGAGGAGGTCGCGGTGACGACACCCGCTATCCCGGGGCTTGAGTTGCGGCTGCCGCCGGGAACAGTAGTGCGTGACCGCGCGGGCAACTTGTTGACCGAGATCAACATTACCCCGCTGCCCATCAACCAAGCACCTTTTCCCCTGCCTAATCTGGAGATGCCGCTCTACTTTACGCTCCAGCCAAGCGACGCACGCTTCGAAGGGCTATCGCCCGGCTTCAGCGGCGCGAAGCTTTACTACGCCAACTACCGGGGCGAACTTCCCGGAGCGAAGGCTAACTTCTGGAACTACGACGCGAATAGTAGTGGCTGGTATGCCTATGGCCTGGGCAGTGTCAGCGCGGATGGGCGCCAGGTGATTCCGGACGATGGCGTTGCCCTCTATGGCTTCGTCGGGGCTGGATTCAGCAACCCCGACGTTCCTCCGCCTCCCGTGGGCGGTGGTTGCAACACCGAATGCTGTGCCAACGGAGAGGGCGGCGAAGGCGGCGGCGGGGACTGTGGGGGGGGCTCCGCCGGGGGGCCTGGAAGTCCGACAGGTGGCGACCCCGTCCAGCTCGCCTCCGGCCAATTCCTCAACCGCGAGTTGGACTTGTTCATCGCGGACATCCTTCCCATTCAAGTGGAGCGTACCTATCGCTCACTGGACTTGACCCGCAGGCAATTTGGGGTGGGCATGGCCGGTAACTACGAGCAGTACCTCTGGCGAGCAACGGCGGCCTTCACTGAGTATGAGTTAGTCAATCCAGACGGAACGCGCATCCGCTATGAACGGGTGTCTCCCGGAACAACTTCGCAGAGCGCCATCTTCGAGACGACCTACCCAGGTCCGTGGTCCGGCTCGCGCATCGTTTATAATGCCGACATCCTTGGCTGGGACCTGTGGTTCCGGGATGGTCGCCGCTGGACGTTCAACCACGCTCATCGTCTGGAGCGGATCGAGGATCGCAACGGAAATGCCCTGACCATCACTCGCCAGAGTGGGTACTCAGGCCCAATTACTCGTGTCACCGGGCCGTCTGGCCGCTGGGTGGAGTTCACCATTGGCTCGGGCCTCTATAACGGTTTGGCCACCCAGGCTCGGGACAATGCCGGAAGAATCGTCACCTATACCTACGACACGCAGGGGCGGCTGACTCAGGTCACAGACGCAGTAGGGGCGGTTCGCAAATACACGTACAACGATTCCAACTACATTGAGACGGTGGTGGACGCGGAGGATCGACTCGTCGTCCACAATGAGTACGGGGCGAAGGGTCGCGTCTCCAGACAGACGCTGGCTGATGGCAGCACCTACGAGTTCACTTATCTAGTGGAGATGATCGCTGACTGCGTGCCTAACGGCGCCTGCAATGTCCGTGAGGGGGAGCAGATCAACCGCACTGACGTGAAGGACCGCTCGGGGCAAACGCGGCGCGTGTCGTTCTATTCGGGGTACATCATCTATGACACATATCCACTTGGCGCGCCCGAGGAGCGCACGACGAGCTTCGAGCTTGATCTGTCCAATGGGAGGCGGAAAGCCGTCATTGACTCACTGGGGAGGCGAACCGAATTCGAACATGACGCCTGGGGCAACATCACCCGGGTGACCAGTCTCGCGGGCACGCCGCAGGCGGTGTCAACGCAGTACGCATATAGCGCGACCAATCAGCTCTCGACCGTCCAGGACGCACTTGGCCATATCACCGAGTACCAGTACGACGCTCGGGGCAACCTGAGGCGCATCGAGGACCCAACGGGGCGGACCCTAGAGTACACACATGATTCCTTGGGGCGTCTGATCACGGTGCGTGTCGGTACGGACGCTCCCCTCACCTTCACCTATGAAGGCGCGGACATCATCGCGGTGACGAATGGCGGGGACCTGACCACGGAGTTTTCCCACGATGCCCTAGGGCGCGTTGTCACCCGGCGCAGCCCCGCAGGGCATGTCGACCGGTACGAGTACGATGGCAGCGATCGGCTGCTCAAGTACATCAATGCCAGCGGTCACGTCGTCGAGTTCGCCTACGACAGATCTGGGAGGGTTGTGTCCTCGACGGATGCCCGCGGCCAGGCGACCCTTTATGCCTACAACAACCTGGGCCTGCTCTCCGAGCGGATGGACCCGTTGGGGCGCATCGAGACGTTCACATATGACACCGCAGGTCGCCTGCAGGCATTCAAAGATCGTAAGGGGCAGGTGAGTGGGTGGAGCTATAACTCCGCTGGCGAGACGGTCCTGGTGGGTTTTGGCGCCACGGTGTCTGCGCCGACGGTGTATGCAAACAGCATCGCCGTCGAGTACGACCTGGGGGGGCGCCTTGTCCGAATGGAGGACAGCTTGGGAGCCATTATCACCCAGGCACATGATGGCCTGGACCGGCTCGTCCAGGAGGTGTCGCCGAATGGGACTGTGGACTATACTTATGACGCCGTGGGCCAACTGGCGACCATGAATGCCACTGGGCACTCTCAGGTAATTTATACCCACGACAACGCCGGCCGGTTGACCGCCATCGCGCAGGGGGGGCGTACAGTGGCTTTTGCCCATGATACGGTGGGTCGTCGGCAGTCCATTTCTCTGCCTAACGGGGTATCCCAGCATTACGCCTACGACACTGCTGGGCGACTCTCCGCAATTGAGTATCGGCAGGGGATGTCTGTGGTGGGAGACCTGCACTACACCTACGATGGAGACGGGAATCGCGTCTCAGTCGGTGGCACCCTTGCACGCACGGGATTGCCGCTGACGGCCTCTGGCGCTGTCTACGATGCGGCCAGCCAGTTGACAGTCTGGAATGGTCAGCCTCGAGCCTACGACGCCAATGGCAATCTTGTGTCGGATGGCGCGAGAACCTATAGCTGGGATGCGCGCAATCAGTTGGTTCAGATCGTCGAGGGTC
This window contains:
- a CDS encoding cytochrome-c peroxidase; its protein translation is MDLPFFRFGVLEWTLGRWDRDGANVKRKSWQALCLSSRRLVCLVSVWGLLVPSLDSGAEPQPSPPDEKAWASLGAALFIDTSLSADGKVACATCHPPDAAFTDGKPVSRGVFDRTGTRNVPSLWGLASAREFFWDGRRASLETLMFDPLTTAEEHGMEGEEAVISSVQARYSAEFERLFPGRGATRETVSRVLAAYVRQQVPPPSPFEQFLSGDAQALRPEQRRGFALFTGRAGCARCHPPEGGAFTDGSYHAGEISAALIAKQAGAARELALLDPGARRAAVSARAEVAALGRYVVTLRASDLGRFRTPSLRNVAVTAPYMRDGSVPTLIQAVERELYYRLPEGLQVGDMTPSERSDIVAFLHSLTSPAASTGIGR
- a CDS encoding IPT/TIG domain-containing protein, whose protein sequence is MEIKRLSEAELGLFDFTPNAGPPGADVILTGVGFSPALVGNTVRFNGVDAIVSAASPQRLVVTIPANATTGPVSVTVDGATVPSHEDFIVTSPVLGPVITGFSPVGGPVDSVVTITGSNFDPDRLFNRVFLGDIQASVLTSSASQLEVKVSQLGATGAIRVSTPSGRATSSEDFLVLPVGAVPAMTDTRLQAEVGGASSAVSLADSTRKAVLSFSVRQGEQVSLVVTSVVLGGANQATLVVHDQMGGQVGNFSLAAAGGVFDIPMATRDTVYTLVVRLSGTTTGFNASFALVRAVRGMLEKDGVSATFTGQVGQNGIYEFSGMMGARLGLGVTSVSTTPAGGGAVIRLLKPDGTLLVDCSNFYVPGNCDVPVLPMTGTYSLTVNPSGTVTATVGLLLSTSLGDVLTVDGPAHTFSTARVGQDGFYTFSANANSNLTLLITGNNFGSNTLVRILRPDGTQLTSQTTGSATGYTVDFTPPTTGTYGITVDPYQASIGQMTLQLVEEASGSAGTVDGVETTVVLNAGQNGRYTFSGTMGARLGLGVTSVSTTPAGGSAVIKLLKPDGTLLVDCSNFYVPGNCDVPVLPMTGTYSLTVNPSGTVTATVGLLLSTSLGDVLTVDGPAHTFSTARVGQDGFYTFSANANSNLTLLITGNSFGSNTLVRILRPDGAQLTSQTTGSATGYTVNFTPPTTGTYGITVDPYQASIGQLSLGIKTAGAPSAPAQADVRK
- a CDS encoding RHS repeat-associated core domain-containing protein; translated protein: MSSLIQPGKTMPQIRRVLAVACLALLGVITGCAEEVPFAAVPDDLMQPLTVVRPPVRVDRGATRLPDGRWLFLGGEQPTRDAELLPETGVPEPLENGLVFARSHPTATVVPDGRVLVVGGRDAAGRLLGTAEWFSADTRTFTSAMELRTEARARHSATVLTDGRVLFTGGETVDSRASDTAELLDSRTLQVTRLSSRMQVARAGHTAVLLPDGRVLLWGGDASGAVPTAELFDPVRGEFVRVDAAERDRLPNSNSSARMAGSLPVDGAAAVPVDTLLAVRLSQPMSQDGETAVTLMGPVGEVAGDHTLAEEGRLLFFRPSQSLLPATIYTLYVEGLKTQAGQVLPLTSVGFTTASLALGEGRPDVRLPRPRPGRARATAQPVSLVRPSEMRRPDGRYEWRAPERPFFDNGETWLPGPENFMGDWRSREPQVPPVEPLTAASGVTALSGRVLRLNGKPLAGVRIVVRGIATVTDSQGRFLLEGLNPGGQTLEVNGQTANHGSTRYGLFFMHIEIREGVTNPLGHTVWMPRLDPQGTVAIPSPTTEEVAVTTPAIPGLELRLPPGTVVRDRAGNLLTEINITPLPINQAPFPLPNLEMPLYFTLQPSDARFEGLSPGFSGAKLYYANYRGELPGAKANFWNYDANSSGWYAYGLGSVSADGRQVIPDDGVALYGFVGAGFSNPDVPPPPVGGGCNTECCANGEGGEGGGGDCGGGSAGGPGSPTGGDPVQLASGQFLNRELDLFIADILPIQVERTYRSLDLTRRQFGVGMAGNYEQYLWRATAAFTEYELVNPDGTRIRYERVSPGTTSQSAIFETTYPGPWSGSRIVYNADILGWDLWFRDGRRWTFNHAHRLERIEDRNGNALTITRQSGYSGPITRVTGPSGRWVEFTIGSGLYNGLATQARDNAGRIVTYTYDTQGRLTQVTDAVGAVRKYTYNDSNYIETVVDAEDRLVVHNEYGAKGRVSRQTLADGSTYEFTYLVEMIADCVPNGACNVREGEQINRTDVKDRSGQTRRVSFYSGYIIYDTYPLGAPEERTTSFELDLSNGRRKAVIDSLGRRTEFEHDAWGNITRVTSLAGTPQAVSTQYAYSATNQLSTVQDALGHITEYQYDARGNLRRIEDPTGRTLEYTHDSLGRLITVRVGTDAPLTFTYEGADIIAVTNGGDLTTEFSHDALGRVVTRRSPAGHVDRYEYDGSDRLLKYINASGHVVEFAYDRSGRVVSSTDARGQATLYAYNNLGLLSERMDPLGRIETFTYDTAGRLQAFKDRKGQVSGWSYNSAGETVLVGFGATVSAPTVYANSIAVEYDLGGRLVRMEDSLGAIITQAHDGLDRLVQEVSPNGTVDYTYDAVGQLATMNATGHSQVIYTHDNAGRLTAIAQGGRTVAFAHDTVGRRQSISLPNGVSQHYAYDTAGRLSAIEYRQGMSVVGDLHYTYDGDGNRVSVGGTLARTGLPLTASGAVYDAASQLTVWNGQPRAYDANGNLVSDGARTYSWDARNQLVQIVEGPGALATFEYEPTGRRSRTMLFGVVEDYLYSGDNFIQVKSLAGTRDLLTGFGLDEVYSQTSSSGSYDFLSEVMGTTVALVDGAGSLSSMYSYEPYGMALSTGLTTANTQTFTGREDDGTGLFYFRARYYEPATGRFLQEEPFVQNPAMLQAYALMGQGLPPYAYASNNPLSYRDPTGENPVAGAMAGAVVGGPVGALVGAAVGTAAVGIIAYCATHPGSCPSFPWPEQTADDPVMNPPAPPNACPMGKGERNFSGKESGSDNAFKHYRPVRGRPDKVEFKHPQTGKKTIKPKPPGFDDWFNGKK